AAGTGGGAAGGAAAGCAGAAAGGGAAGAATGCTGCTTTTCCTCCATGGAACAcgagaaaatattattaaataaagaaaggagttactttaaaattttaagtaatgaacattttaaaataaaaaagagaacaCATTTTTCTATGCTCATATCATACTTTTGTAAAGAGGCACTATCAAAACATACGTTAATAGTAACGTTAAAGCCTTTTGGCACGGATAAGGCCAGTGATGGGACCCTTCCACcaatcatatataaatatgatatcACTTTTAATAATGTGGTAAGGCAGGGTATCGAAGCGTATTCGTTGACTGGTTCCGGTGCACAAAGTACGGATGAACTCACTGCTAGGGGGGATAGCAGCAGTGGAAGTAGCGGTAGAAGTAGAAGCGGCGATGGAAGTAGCGATCGAAGCAGCAGTAGTAGCCCTAGTCGTCGCAACAGACATGCTTGTGAAAGTGGTGGTACATGCGAAAAAACAAAGAGCTACTCTGTAACCAGCCAAAGTAGCAGCAATATGCTGAATGGGAGTGAACTAAGTAAAAGCGATTTATTCCAAAGagggttaaaaaaaaaatataattctaaaGCAAATGAGTTAGTAGAAGAACAGGAAATTTGTTTACATGCATGTGATGAAATATTAGTAGAagataaagaagaaaaggacAAGTATGAGAGGAACATGAGCTATGTAGTAGATAGAAAGGAAGAAGTAGTTTACTGTGatggaaaaatattcatcgaaagtataagtaaaaagaaaacatgtttgaaaataaatatagataaaagaaaaattatggaAAGAGCAGATTATAACAATATCATAAACGAGTTAGAAAActgtaaaaaggaaaagagcATATTACACagaaatattgaaaaagatAAGTGCaactataaaatttttttaataaatttaaaaaatgtaagagATGCAACAATggatgaacaaaataaaacaaaccTCCATATGAATAAAATCCTCTTTGATATCAGAGAGCAGTTACTAAATGATTActtatatgttcatattattgAGGATACAGCCTCCGCTTTGGTGCTTAGCTTAGAGCTCTTCGCGCATTTGCCATTCCACTGTAGTTTTTTCATAATGATTAAGAGGGTAGAACTAGGAAGTCGTGAGGTAGGAAGCGACGAAGTGGAAAGAGGCGAAATGAACAGCGAGGAAGAGGATAACTACGTGCTCGTGGAATCCCTTAAAAGTGAGAAGAGAAAGGAATTGACAACTATCGAAAAGAATTACATATTCGTcgaaatttttaattatataaatttgtctaaaaaatatatcaacgTTATAGTTGATGATAACTTATGCTCAGAAAcaaagttaaatatattttacaaccACACAAATGATTCTTATTTTGACGCATATATCGTCAGTTACAATCAACAAAGTAATGATCCATTTGCAGATGAAATTATGAATTTTGATATAAAGCCCAAGTCTGGAATATTAAAACATAGTAGTTACAATAAATTTGTAATTACTAGGAGTAACAAAAACAACATAATAACATTTAATAGTTCATTCTTACTTCTAATTAAAACGGAAaagcatattttttcctaCATCGTCTTTGCTCGCTATACCCCTGCTAGCGATCTCCACACAGCGGTGAGTTTGGAAACCGGGCTGCGTGTGCATTGGCAAACGGatgcgcatatatatacgtacatattaGCACTTATTCgtacatatgcatacttgtgtatatatgcacgcATGTACAACACAAACACTATACGTATACCCATATAATTGAGTCGAAAAGTACATGTTGCACTGACAATATTTCTAACGCAAACAGTTCTCTTTGTATTTCCAGCAGGAGCAAAATAAGGTAAAGGAAATGCTCAATGAAAACAAGAAGAAGTTCAGCGCGGTATTCAACACATTCAAACAGGTAATAAGAATGTCCATATTTTGTAGTATATTACGATTATTAATGGAAAAGAAAGGGAAGTGATATAAATTGAAGTGAAGCAAATTACAGTGAATTCATGTTAaggaaattttattttattttattttatttattttttttttttaaataattatgtatcCATTTATATGCcctaaaaatgtaattatgcaggaaaaaaaggagagtagcatatttaacaaaaaaggtCAGATTATAATTGAAGATATCTCTAAGTCAACAAATGAAATCCTTAACTGTTAATCTTTTGTTTTTGATTACCATGGAAAGGTTTTactatatatgtgtatatgtataacgtacatacttatatctgtaatatttataaaaacgtTATTATACCTTTATGTTTGCACAcgtttatgtacatacatattgcAAAGAGTCTTCCTGCTTCCGCTTACCCCCATGTTAGGAAGTTGTCCttcctttttaattaattctttttatgccattaaattttattccattttacgccgttccatttttattccattttacaccattatattttttaccattttgtgccatattattttattctatgcaattttaatttataccaTTTTATGcagttttatttcatttcatcCCTTAAAACACACAATATGAACAAAAGAGTTCTAcagaattataattttatttttaattacttgtatgaaaaatagtttatgaaaaataattttacagtaaatgaaaataaatttaacgTTATGCTGTGTGCACTTAAAAGAGATCGGTAATAAGGGGAGGGAGTGATTTAAATGTAAGAGGAGTTGAACTGTCAGTATTAATGTTTACATTTCTGCTAATGCTATTGTAACACTACTGCTAATGCTATTGTAACACTACTGCTAACGCTATTGCTAACACTACTGCTAACGCTATTGCTAACACTACTGCTAACGCTATTGCTAACACTACTGCTAACGCTATTGCTAACACTACTGCTAACGCTATTGCTAACACTACTGCTAACGCTATTGCTAACACTACTGCTAACGCTATTGCTAACACTACTGCTAACGCTATTGCTGGTTTTATTACTGTttcgttttaatttttcgaTTTGCCTGTTTCATAaaataacacaaaaaaataagacCTTTTGAGGCACTTTTTCTGAGTcgttaatttaaaaaatgaataagacatgaactataaaaaaaaaaaaaaaaaaatgaaaacatattacaaaaaaatgatatgatataaaatacattaaaaaaaaaaaaaaaaaaagacgtTAAATTAAGAGGATGGTGAAAGACGGTAAATTATACAAGAAATTAGAcgattaaaattaaaaatttattaaatcaaTGTAATGAAAAATGTTCACGTAACTATCTCTTGGcgataaaattttcataacaAGACATAATactaaaggaaaaaagagcCACTTGTGcaatatggaaaatataaCATTCCAAATGCTACTTAaagatttttatttaattatatgctTAGTTTTCATTCACTCACATTTGTTTTTAACCCATCCTATTTTTTGCATGTGCCGTAGACACGCTTAAGCCCACATTCACACACGTAcgtagaaaaaatatgtactttCTGGTAAGTGTACGTTTAATTTATGTACGTGTATACCCTCATGCAGGCGTATTGCGCACTTGTTAAATGGTCATTAGTTGGAAGTAAAAAAGCAGTAGtcaaatttacatatatgtacacgttttctctttttctcaTATGCTACCaacattttttaagttaaaaaaaaaaaaaaatgaaaaggaaaaaaagcaGATTCAAACAGTTACATCTTTGAGTACATTTTTTCCTAAGGAACGTTCTTCTCTACATCGTTAAAAtatgctatatttttttttttttttgcatgtatatattttacacatTAAGTTTGGTACTGCTCTTTGATTTTCCTACCGATGTGTTTTTCGCATTTCAACTTGTATTTACTGCTACAGCTCACTTCTAACACTAAATGATGCCGCACAATGATAGTCCTCACCAGTTGCATTTGGCACAGGCAATGAGACGGTAAGTCGGTGGCATGCTTTCCGTAAAATGGGACTAGTAGTTATTCCCGTTTTGCATATCATCGAAATGACtatcttcttcttcattcATATGATCGTCAAATGCATAATTATTAGAGTCGTTtggaaaattaattattttgttttgaatattattatcataaaagtCATCATATTTATGGAAATTATCATCGTAGTTATTTTGGTAGTTGCTTATATCAAAATTATTACCGTCAAATTGTGCTTCCACTTCCTTGTTATAATTATCCATTATATTGTGCGCATTCTCCCTGTTGGTATTATTACCACTATCGCTATTGATACTACAGTTGGTATTACCATTACTACCATTGTTTGTGCCACTAATGCCGTTACAGTTGGTAGTACCATTACTGTCTCTATTTAAAGAGGAGTTTGAGGGCAAGGAGTAATCCGAGGTGTTTTTATAAcaatcatttaaatatttattgtattcatttttattttcatcaaataatatatctataacATTTGAGTAGCTACCAAAATTATTATCCCTGTTATGTTCCATGTTAATATCTCTATTATGTTCCATGTTAATATCTCTACTATGTTCCATGTTAATATCTCTACTATGTTCCATGTTACTATCTCTATTATTTTCCCTATTATTATCTCTGTTATTTTCCCTATTATTATCTCTATTATTCCCCCCCCTATTTTCTCCACTATTTTCGATGCTAAATTGGATACCCCTCTCTTCCTCTTCAGCAGTGATGTTATTATTAGTCGCCACGTTTGTATTGACAAGAGTAAAATTATCGTTACCATTGGTACAACACATATCGTTGGTTATTATGTCGTTTCGATCAAGtacttcttcttttttttcatcgtTGTAATTAACATCATTGAAATATAAGGAATAATGATTCAGTTCATCTATTATTATGTCATTCCAACCTGAGACGGTTACTAAAAAGTTTGATAACCATTTAATTTCTAAAGATTTATTACTTAATATTTGGCATATATGTAACAGATGCGCTTTATATCCACAATCAATTATactttcaaatttttttttttttttttttatttttaatatttcgaCACCTTCTCACTGCATCAAAATATCGTAAACATTTTGGTAAAAATGTTGTTAATGCTAATATGTAGTATaacaaatatgaatattcattttctttaaatataattgtttGTAATAAATCACATAcagatatatgtaataaattattccatttatatttaaaaaaaatatcaattgaaatatcaaaaaaaccTTCGTCAATTATttctgttaatatattttttgactTAGTCTTaattaatgttttaattaattgTATAATTTCTAAGGTAGTAAATCCAAGAACATTCTtatccttatttttatttatattctttacaTATAACTTcattatatcttttatataattataaaaacatatatctataaaacTACAATTTTCTAAACACTCTACCCATTTGCTAAGAGGAATGTTCACATCTCCTTCttctttttgaaatatatgaaatgtgTCTTctttcatttgttcattcaACATCATACTGCTTGCACATCCGTTTGATTCAATACCAAATATATCCTCACTGTTCATTCGTTCTTTTACGATACCTCCTCTTCCTCCTCTCTCCACTGTTTCATTTATCCCGTTTCTCTCACCCCTTCTGAATCGTTCATTTCGTTCGCCATTAAATTCTCTGCTAAATTCTCCTCTCCATTCGCCGCTCCGTTCGCTACTCCACTCATCGCTTTTCTCGTCACCCCCTTTGCATCTTTCCACATTAGGCATCCCCTCCTGATTAACATAAACCTTATTGCTAGCAATTTTTCTCATCCTATTTAGTACATCTTCAAATCTTATTTTTGTCAAATGCTCCAAATTTTCGTCATCAGAATAATCCGAAGAGGATAGTTCCGATTCGCACGAAAAGCAGTTATCCATTTCACTactcttttcattttttgtttctttaaaatttattcctCTATTGTTATTCTGATTAGCACAGTTGTTAAAAATGGCCCAGCTTTCATGCTCACTGTGTTTGTTCCCCTCTTCGGTAATacttctattattatttaaaagcgCACTACTACAACTACCATCATGATAGTTATTATTAACGTCATTAGGGTCATCATCTTTATGGGGGTCAAATGCagtatttttctcttttctttcAATGGGATTGTCAAGGTTACAAATAGAGGTATGGCCAGCGGTGCATCCAGCGGTACAGGTGCATGCAGAACTATGTACATTGTTGGAAGCACCAcaattcatacatatattattaacagtGCGATAAAAATCAtctttttctccttttttgttattgttTGTTTCCCCTTCATTTTGATCATCATATGCAGCACAACCATCGCTACTCCCCTTTTCAATGTCTATTGGCTGGTTCCCTAGAcctgcatttttttttatttcctccTTTGGTTCGTTCATCTTTTCCGAAGTGTTCGATCCGTCCTCCTCATTAATGTTATCTGGACTACTCCCTTCGTTAAGTCCAACATAGGCAATGTAACCTACCTGCTCAGCTTGTCCAACTTGGTCAGCGTGGCCCATTTGGCCTGTCTCTGGACCAAGAGCTAAACCCATTGCTACACCTCGAGAGCTTTTTTCctccttaatttttttgctaaCATGAGCtaaatgtttttctttattattaatattgtcctctttttctaattcgcttttttctattatttctcttttctcCTTTTCAAATCTATTATCGTGGGGTGCAACTTTCCTAATAAAAGCGTCGTTGGGTGTTGAAGAATCGCTGTTTTTCGTACTTGAAATTCCATCAttgatattattttgaatgcAACTAATATATGCTTTtgatgtatatgtattttcttcttcttctatcattttatttgatttcctttttttttttttttttttttttttttattattattttgtatagcTTTGTCTGTTTTACACTGATCTGAATCCATAACATCTCTTAACTcgttttttttcatctctTCTTCCTTATTGTATATTTCCATACACTCGTAAAAGTCTATATTACTATAGGACTTAGCCAACACAGTATAGTGTAACAGATCcgaaataatagtaatagcagCAGATATGGTATATGGGCATTCTGAAAAAACGCATTTAATAAGATAAGAGAAAGACAATTGAGATGATAAATCAATAAGGAAAtaattgaaataatatatttctgaTTTTCTTACAAATATATCTCTAATTAAACAAGTAATATTATCTTCTCTATCAgatgtaatataaatattgtcCGAAAAATTTCCATTGAGAttacttaaaattaaaaaaataatatccttattatcaaatatacataaataaggtattttaacaaataataaaactttaAATAATTCTGTAATATTTCttgaataaaaatgatataaaaacccttttaaatataaatcttttttcttttttaaaaaatttacaatttcttttgtattcttattatatatggcAATAGCACATCTACTAAAATAACCTGCCAGTACTTCATTCAattgatttttatttaaaataaaattccaaaaatatttcatcaaattattattatatactattGCGTcactaattaatttattttctaaacTTATTATCTGATGACATTTATAAGGAAATTTATATGACTtgtcataattatttttctcatcGGACTCTTCAATAATATAGCTTAacatcttttttaaattttcttctcttcctaaaaaatttaacaacTCGTAGTTTTCTGCTTTTATTTCTTGTATCACACcttcataatttaatatactcTCTAGGTCGTTAGCCTCTACATATTTGCTCATATCAAATGCACCTTCTTCACATGGAAATTTCCAAAATATACCGCTATCCATTGGTGAAGGTAAACTTATTCAAACAGCCGAATAAAAGTAGGTGGGCTCAAGCATTCAGAATGATGCACAGGCACGAGCAGAGGGGTGAACAAAGATGCAAAAGATGCACACAGACACAGGCGCAAGCACAGAAGAGGACGAAAATGCACACATCAACATGAAAGTGGGATACGCACGAGAGCTACGCAAAATAAGCATGTGCTACTAATACACTAATAATGTCCTAATATtggtataaaaaaataatatttatataaataacgtACTGTTTGTAATTAAATTGAAACCAAACTAGGTCAATACCATTTCGGTTTAATTAACCTCATGTGGATGATAACTGTAGGCGGTATTATACTGCGCGAAGATCACAAATGGAGGGTTATATGCGGGTACGCATGGGTTTATGTGTGCACGTACCTGCTTATATCCACCAGTGTCTAAGTCTACTTAAGTCCATCTACGTTTACCAGTATACacatctatatctatatctatatgtatatatatattcatacacaTCGCACATATCTGTCATGCTAACAGTGCGTTGCATCAAATACTTTGAAGCGAGAAATTCGCTCAATATAGCATAACTATAAAGTCTGT
The sequence above is drawn from the Plasmodium malariae genome assembly, chromosome: 5 genome and encodes:
- the PmUG01_05035600 gene encoding conserved Plasmodium protein, unknown function, whose protein sequence is MDSGIFWKFPCEEGAFDMSKYVEANDLESILNYEGVIQEIKAENYELLNFLGREENLKKMLSYIIEESDEKNNYDKSYKFPYKCHQIISLENKLISDAIVYNNNLMKYFWNFILNKNQLNEVLAGYFSRCAIAIYNKNTKEIVNFLKKKKDLYLKGFLYHFYSRNITELFKVLLFVKIPYLCIFDNKDIIFLILSNLNGNFSDNIYITSDREDNITCLIRDIFVRKSEIYYFNYFLIDLSSQLSFSYLIKCVFSECPYTISAAITIISDLLHYTVLAKSYSNIDFYECMEIYNKEEEMKKNELRDVMDSDQCKTDKAIQNNNKKKKRKSNKMIEEEENTYTSKAYISCIQNNINDGISSTKNSDSSTPNDAFIRKVAPHDNRFEKEKREIIEKSELEKEDNINNKEKHLAHVSKKIKEEKSSRGVAMGLALGPETGQMGHADQVGQAEQVGYIAYVGLNEGSSPDNINEEDGSNTSEKMNEPKEEIKKNAGLGNQPIDIEKGSSDGCAAYDDQNEGETNNNKKGEKDDFYRTVNNICMNCGASNNVHSSACTCTAGCTAGHTSICNLDNPIERKEKNTAFDPHKDDDPNDVNNNYHDGSCSSALLNNNRSITEEGNKHSEHESWAIFNNCANQNNNRGINFKETKNEKSSEMDNCFSCESELSSSDYSDDENLEHLTKIRFEDVLNRMRKIASNKVYVNQEGMPNVERCKGGDEKSDEWSSERSGEWRGEFSREFNGERNERFRRGERNGINETVERGGRGGIVKERMNSEDIFGIESNGCASSMMLNEQMKEDTFHIFQKEEGDVNIPLSKWVECLENCSFIDICFYNYIKDIMKLYVKNINKNKDKNVLGFTTLEIIQLIKTLIKTKSKNILTEIIDEGFFDISIDIFFKYKWNNLLHISVCDLLQTIIFKENEYSYLLYYILALTTFLPKCLRYFDAVRRCRNIKNKKFESIIDCGYKAHLLHICQILSNKSLEIKWLSNFLVTVSGWNDIIIDELNHYSLYFNDVNYNDEKKEEVLDRNDIITNDMCCTNGNDNFTLVNTNVATNNNITAEEEERGIQFSIENSGENRGGNNRDNNRENNRDNNRENNRDSNMEHSRDINMEHSRDINMEHNRDINMEHNRDNNFGSYSNVIDILFDENKNEYNKYLNDCYKNTSDYSLPSNSSLNRDSNGTTNCNGISGTNNGSNGNTNCSINSDSGNNTNRENAHNIMDNYNKEVEAQFDGNNFDISNYQNNYDDNFHKYDDFYDNNIQNKIINFPNDSNNYAFDDHMNEEEDSHFDDMQNGNNY